The following proteins are co-located in the Paludibaculum fermentans genome:
- a CDS encoding S8 family peptidase has product MKRNSILLAVWLALAPGLFAEVLPGRYIVELTTEPVTDHMTRVRGRRADLRGTEAEAHRTRVRGEQTAMRGNIERRSGIVLDSVNTVANAMFVQADAATAAQLAQMPGVKRVVPVRMLHRVLDRAVLLHKVSDVWSQFGESNAGAGIKIGIIDTGIEITHPAFQDSSLTVPDSFPRANTVFDLNYTNNKVIVARSYVNLLQYRDVDYTPRDHVGHGTALATIAAGVRSQGPLATIQGVAPKAFLGVYKVFGTPGYNDYASDDAIIKAFDDAVADGMDVISLSVGDDFAPRLSEDLDVAAVERATQAGVIVVIAAGNNGPGLNTIGSPATAPSAISVGATTNDRTFASSVEVSGLSSYVAYNGYTTAGSTPVTGTLVDVATLDGNGLGCSAFQSGSLSGKIALIQRGDCYFEDKLNNARNAGAAGALVYMRDTAPDPIYMSVGAATLPAQAVSYGDGVAIKQALAGQAGLSGTMHFDVGSVPITANRLTDFSAAGPSVDGGIKPEIVAVGSNFYTGTQTLDNYGDMYDSSGYILVDGTSFSTPFVAGTAALLKSLHPGLTVDQYRSMIINNGAAASNMTGGAAGVQQAGGGLVDASAAVNTAVTAYPATLPLGTGGSEVQLGRTLTLTNISGSKDTFTLAADGGSDQFQASIATPTVEVEAGASTDVTVAWNGSGMTAGAYQGAITITSNNTGKTSRVPYWFDSSTGAPASMNIMYSAGSVSRNRTTTVYFRVLDAAGTALSSANPAISTISGGGATGRVVNYDSDWPGMFAVTVRAGFNPGDNVFRLQAGDITLDFTITGN; this is encoded by the coding sequence ATGAAACGGAACTCGATTCTCCTGGCCGTCTGGCTGGCACTGGCCCCAGGGCTGTTCGCGGAAGTACTCCCCGGCCGCTATATCGTTGAACTCACTACGGAACCGGTGACCGACCACATGACCAGGGTCCGGGGCCGGCGCGCCGATCTACGCGGTACAGAGGCAGAGGCGCACCGCACGCGAGTACGTGGTGAACAGACCGCAATGCGGGGCAATATTGAACGGCGTTCCGGCATCGTGCTGGATTCCGTGAATACGGTTGCCAACGCGATGTTCGTCCAGGCGGACGCAGCCACGGCGGCGCAGCTCGCCCAGATGCCTGGAGTGAAGCGCGTGGTTCCGGTAAGGATGCTGCACCGCGTGCTCGATCGCGCCGTGCTGCTGCACAAGGTCAGCGATGTCTGGAGTCAGTTCGGCGAAAGCAATGCCGGCGCGGGCATAAAGATCGGCATCATCGACACCGGCATCGAGATCACCCATCCCGCTTTCCAGGACAGTTCCCTGACGGTGCCGGATTCGTTTCCTCGCGCCAACACGGTCTTCGACCTGAACTACACGAACAACAAGGTTATCGTCGCGCGCAGCTATGTGAATCTCCTGCAATACCGCGATGTCGACTACACCCCGCGCGACCATGTGGGCCACGGCACGGCTCTGGCCACCATCGCCGCGGGTGTACGCTCACAGGGCCCGCTGGCCACGATCCAGGGCGTCGCGCCTAAGGCATTCCTCGGTGTTTATAAGGTCTTTGGAACACCTGGCTACAACGATTACGCCTCCGACGATGCCATCATCAAGGCCTTTGACGATGCCGTCGCCGACGGGATGGATGTCATCAGCCTCAGCGTCGGGGACGACTTTGCCCCACGCCTGTCAGAGGATCTTGATGTGGCGGCGGTGGAGCGCGCCACGCAGGCCGGTGTCATTGTGGTCATCGCCGCGGGCAACAATGGCCCGGGCCTGAACACGATCGGATCTCCAGCCACCGCTCCTTCCGCGATCTCAGTAGGCGCAACGACCAACGACCGTACGTTCGCCTCCAGCGTCGAAGTCTCGGGCCTCAGCTCGTACGTGGCCTACAACGGCTACACAACGGCCGGGTCGACGCCTGTGACGGGAACCCTGGTGGATGTCGCCACGCTTGACGGCAATGGCCTGGGCTGCTCTGCGTTCCAATCCGGCAGCCTGAGCGGCAAGATCGCCCTGATCCAGCGCGGAGATTGTTACTTTGAAGACAAGCTGAACAACGCCCGGAATGCAGGCGCCGCGGGAGCGCTTGTCTATATGCGCGACACGGCTCCAGACCCCATCTACATGAGCGTTGGCGCGGCCACCCTGCCGGCCCAGGCTGTCAGCTATGGCGATGGAGTGGCGATCAAACAGGCGCTCGCCGGCCAGGCCGGTCTCTCCGGCACGATGCACTTCGATGTCGGCAGCGTGCCCATCACGGCAAACCGCCTGACCGACTTCAGCGCGGCCGGGCCCAGCGTGGACGGCGGCATCAAACCGGAGATCGTGGCTGTCGGCAGCAACTTCTACACAGGCACGCAGACGCTGGATAACTACGGTGACATGTACGATTCCAGCGGCTACATCCTGGTGGACGGCACCAGCTTCTCCACTCCGTTTGTGGCCGGCACGGCGGCCCTTCTCAAGAGCCTGCATCCCGGGCTGACGGTGGACCAGTACCGGTCGATGATCATCAATAACGGAGCGGCGGCCTCCAACATGACCGGCGGAGCGGCGGGCGTCCAGCAGGCGGGCGGCGGATTGGTGGATGCCAGCGCGGCCGTGAATACGGCCGTCACCGCGTATCCCGCCACATTGCCGCTGGGTACGGGCGGCAGCGAGGTCCAACTGGGCCGCACGCTCACGCTGACCAACATCAGCGGCAGCAAGGACACCTTCACGCTGGCGGCCGACGGTGGCAGCGACCAGTTCCAGGCATCGATCGCGACGCCAACGGTGGAAGTCGAGGCGGGCGCTTCCACGGATGTCACCGTGGCATGGAACGGCTCGGGCATGACGGCCGGCGCCTATCAGGGCGCGATCACGATCACATCGAACAATACGGGCAAGACCTCGCGGGTGCCGTATTGGTTTGATTCCTCGACGGGCGCCCCGGCCAGCATGAACATCATGTACAGCGCGGGCAGCGTGAGCCGGAATCGCACCACGACGGTGTACTTCCGGGTGCTGGATGCCGCGGGCACGGCGTTGAGCTCGGCAAATCCTGCAATTTCCACTATTTCCGGCGGCGGCGCCACAGGCCGGGTGGTCAACTACGACTCCGACTGGCCAGGCATGTTCGCGGTCACGGTGCGTGCTGGGTTCAATCCCGGGGACAACGTGTTCCGGCTACAGGCCGGCGACATCACCCTGGATTTCACAATCACGGGAAACTAG
- a CDS encoding response regulator transcription factor: MSSRILLIEDEPGLVLTLSDLLAAEGHEVDTAMDGLSGLAKAREGQCDLVILDIMLPGKNGLEVCRELRQQGSDVAILMLTAKSQVIDRVVGLKLGADDYLTKPFDPSELLARVEALLRRVHKESFPAVLRFQFGSVQVDFEKAELLKDGSPVSLAGKELQLLRYLIDHRGKVISREELLKNVWEYQSDISTRTVDVHVAWLRQKIEENPQFPRYIRTVRGSGYRFAT, from the coding sequence ATGAGTTCGCGAATACTGCTCATTGAAGACGAGCCGGGCCTGGTGCTCACGCTCTCTGATTTACTGGCGGCCGAAGGCCACGAGGTGGACACGGCGATGGACGGCCTGTCCGGTCTCGCCAAAGCCCGGGAAGGCCAGTGTGACCTGGTGATCCTGGACATCATGCTCCCTGGGAAGAATGGGCTGGAAGTGTGCCGCGAACTGCGGCAGCAAGGCTCAGACGTCGCCATCCTGATGCTCACGGCAAAATCGCAGGTGATCGATCGTGTGGTCGGCCTCAAGCTCGGCGCTGACGATTACCTGACCAAACCGTTCGATCCCTCCGAACTGCTGGCGCGGGTGGAGGCGCTGCTGCGCCGCGTCCACAAGGAGAGTTTCCCCGCGGTACTGCGCTTCCAGTTTGGCTCCGTTCAGGTGGACTTTGAAAAGGCGGAACTGCTCAAGGATGGCTCGCCCGTCAGCCTGGCCGGCAAGGAATTGCAATTGCTCCGTTATCTGATCGATCACCGCGGCAAGGTGATCTCCCGCGAGGAACTGCTCAAGAACGTGTGGGAATACCAGTCGGACATCTCCACCCGCACGGTGGATGTCCACGTGGCCTGGCTGCGCCAGAAGATAGAGGAAAACCCGCAGTTTCCGCGCTACATCCGCACCGTGCGCGGCTCCGGCTATCGCTTCGCCACTTAG
- a CDS encoding VWA domain-containing protein, whose product MRLASLLVLLLACAAAQPADDGNVTFKSDVSLVRVDAQVLDRDGRAVTGLRREDFVLTQNGRRVDVRNFAREEMPVDVIVLLDVSGSMRSHVQRMADAAHDALRVLGPDDRVAMMVFDRSSRVRLPFRSNKDEVEREFESLLRSETFNGGTDITRGLLDAASYMRKSARKDARRAIVIMTDDQTEKDRSEERVGSALAEADTVLSAIIAPDAMSSRHGGYPQGGGQYPPGGNRRGNSWPRGGSIPDIIWGGGGGRIPGGGGGRIPGGGGMGSRTQSAGTSEIARESGGDSMSISDASAFETTLARIRQRYALYFQLPPGTRAGEDNRIQIALADSARSRYPGADIRYRGNYHAPANIDPAAQSDATVVSQSQSPASNDAPAASSAPSEPVRPRRRVVLDDSTGPRGPNPNVGAPAEGTSTPSVAEKPAQPAASSTEKKGWRKANPSDNLPDPEPAPSVKKKQ is encoded by the coding sequence GTGCGCCTGGCAAGTCTTCTGGTCCTATTACTCGCCTGCGCGGCCGCCCAGCCGGCGGACGACGGCAATGTCACCTTCAAGAGCGATGTTTCCCTGGTGCGGGTGGATGCCCAGGTGCTCGACCGCGACGGCCGGGCTGTGACCGGATTGCGCCGGGAGGACTTCGTCCTGACGCAGAACGGCCGGCGGGTGGACGTTCGCAATTTCGCGCGGGAAGAGATGCCGGTGGACGTGATCGTGCTGCTGGACGTCAGCGGCAGCATGCGCTCGCACGTGCAGCGCATGGCCGACGCGGCACACGACGCGCTGCGGGTGCTGGGGCCGGACGACCGGGTGGCCATGATGGTGTTCGACCGGTCATCGCGGGTCCGCCTGCCTTTCCGCAGCAACAAGGACGAAGTGGAGCGCGAGTTCGAGAGCCTGCTGCGCAGCGAAACCTTCAATGGCGGCACGGACATCACGCGGGGCCTGCTGGATGCGGCGAGCTACATGCGCAAGTCGGCTCGCAAGGATGCGCGGCGGGCCATCGTCATCATGACGGACGACCAGACGGAGAAGGACCGCAGTGAAGAGCGGGTGGGCTCGGCGCTGGCCGAAGCCGATACGGTGCTGAGCGCGATTATCGCTCCGGACGCGATGAGCAGCCGTCATGGCGGCTATCCGCAGGGCGGCGGGCAGTATCCTCCCGGCGGCAACCGGCGCGGCAATTCCTGGCCGCGCGGGGGCTCGATTCCGGACATCATCTGGGGTGGCGGCGGCGGACGCATTCCCGGCGGCGGCGGCGGACGGATTCCTGGCGGTGGCGGCATGGGTTCACGAACACAATCGGCGGGCACCTCAGAGATTGCACGGGAATCCGGCGGCGACAGCATGAGCATCTCGGACGCGTCCGCTTTTGAGACAACACTCGCACGCATCCGGCAGCGCTATGCGCTGTATTTCCAACTGCCGCCCGGAACGAGGGCAGGAGAAGACAACCGGATTCAGATCGCGTTGGCGGATTCGGCGCGGTCGCGCTATCCCGGCGCCGATATCCGCTACCGGGGCAACTACCACGCGCCGGCGAATATCGACCCGGCGGCCCAATCCGATGCCACCGTGGTGAGCCAGTCGCAGTCGCCCGCCTCCAACGACGCGCCGGCCGCGAGCAGTGCGCCCTCTGAGCCGGTCCGGCCGCGGCGCCGCGTGGTGCTGGACGACTCGACGGGTCCTCGGGGCCCGAATCCGAATGTCGGCGCTCCGGCGGAAGGAACGAGCACGCCTTCCGTTGCGGAGAAGCCGGCTCAGCCGGCTGCATCGAGCACGGAGAAGAAGGGTTGGCGGAAGGCGAATCCGTCCGACAACCTGCCGGATCCCGAGCCCGCCCCCAGCGTGAAGAAGAAGCAGTAG
- a CDS encoding ABC transporter ATP-binding protein: MNQTMRAEGLTKSFGQVHAADRVSLSVAAGEVVGLLGPNGAGKTTILRMIAGILTPDAGEVFINGIDVARDPLATKSKIGFHSGDTQLYQRLNPREALEYFGRLYGMNERALHHRIEELVEQLEMGSFASRPCGTLSSGQKQRANIARAFLHEPDLLILDEPTNALDVVSGQFIVEAIRREKAAGRAVIFSTHIMGEAEYLCDRISLLHQGRIVDEGTVPELLERSGCPNLTDAFLKNIGARRNGGAA; this comes from the coding sequence ATGAATCAGACCATGCGGGCGGAGGGGCTGACCAAGTCCTTCGGCCAGGTGCACGCCGCCGATCGCGTCAGCCTATCGGTTGCCGCGGGGGAAGTTGTTGGTTTGCTAGGACCCAACGGCGCGGGCAAGACCACCATCCTGCGTATGATCGCCGGCATCCTTACACCCGACGCCGGCGAGGTTTTCATTAACGGAATCGACGTCGCGCGCGACCCGCTGGCCACCAAGTCGAAGATCGGTTTCCATTCAGGCGACACGCAGCTCTACCAGCGGCTGAATCCGCGCGAGGCGCTGGAGTATTTCGGGCGCCTGTACGGAATGAACGAGCGGGCGCTGCACCACCGCATCGAGGAACTGGTCGAGCAGCTCGAAATGGGTTCCTTTGCGTCCCGTCCCTGCGGCACCCTCTCCTCGGGCCAGAAGCAGCGCGCCAACATCGCGCGGGCGTTTCTCCACGAGCCGGACCTCTTGATCCTGGACGAACCCACCAACGCCCTGGATGTCGTCAGCGGCCAGTTCATCGTCGAAGCGATCCGCCGCGAAAAGGCGGCGGGCCGGGCGGTCATCTTCTCCACCCACATCATGGGCGAAGCCGAGTACCTCTGCGACCGCATTTCGCTGTTGCACCAGGGACGCATTGTAGACGAAGGTACGGTGCCCGAGTTGCTGGAACGCTCGGGTTGCCCGAACCTGACTGACGCCTTTCTGAAGAACATCGGCGCACGCCGCAACGGAGGGGCCGCATGA
- a CDS encoding SDR family NAD(P)-dependent oxidoreductase has translation MRLELNGAKALVTGGSNGIGFAITEALRSCGAEVTVADLESSPPVDVSDAESLAQVFDSQGPFDIVVANAGAVTVAPLDQTTTEQWNRLLAINLSGAFHTIQLAARQMKPRRQGTIVLTASTNSYDGEPDLIAYNATKAGLLGLLHTAAGELGPYGIRINAVCPGLIRTRLTESHFAQPQVLKDYFRHIPLGRGGLPAEVANAVAFLASPLASFITGTTLLVDGGQMATKFGTWNESFARFETDHWEVK, from the coding sequence ATGCGGCTCGAACTCAATGGCGCCAAAGCGCTGGTCACCGGCGGCAGTAACGGGATAGGTTTTGCGATTACGGAAGCACTCCGATCCTGCGGAGCGGAGGTCACGGTGGCCGACCTGGAATCTTCGCCCCCCGTCGACGTCTCTGACGCGGAATCTCTGGCTCAGGTCTTTGATTCGCAAGGACCTTTCGACATCGTCGTGGCGAACGCGGGCGCGGTCACCGTGGCTCCGCTCGACCAGACCACCACCGAGCAGTGGAACCGCCTGCTCGCCATCAATCTTTCGGGCGCCTTCCACACCATCCAACTGGCGGCGCGCCAGATGAAACCGCGGCGGCAGGGCACGATTGTCCTCACCGCTTCGACCAATTCGTATGACGGCGAGCCTGACCTGATCGCCTACAACGCCACCAAGGCGGGGCTGCTGGGACTGCTGCACACAGCGGCGGGCGAGTTGGGTCCCTACGGGATCCGCATCAATGCGGTCTGCCCCGGACTCATCCGCACCCGTCTGACCGAGTCGCACTTCGCCCAGCCCCAGGTATTGAAAGACTACTTCCGGCACATCCCGCTGGGCCGGGGCGGCTTGCCCGCCGAAGTGGCCAACGCGGTGGCCTTCCTCGCCTCGCCGTTAGCCTCGTTTATCACTGGTACGACCTTGCTGGTGGACGGCGGGCAGATGGCCACGAAATTCGGGACCTGGAACGAGTCCTTCGCCCGATTTGAAACCGATCATTGGGAAGTCAAATGA
- a CDS encoding amidohydrolase family protein, with translation MQRRTFFTAGLAAACPAILTAQAGSFKELSRAIDAMPLVDSHEHLLPESERLELKPDLFLLASHYLNSDMVSAGMPTPTPKTWAEFEPWWQVSRFTGYGQALSIAIRDIYGIGEIKAATLPRINSAIAEANKPGLYKRILKDRMKLDYAVLDDYWHGDPVRPDGEYFVLARKMDWFCSAAKAADIRRMEEVTGTSIPDVKGLKRAVEKRLDQSLDAGLVTIKSTLAYNRPLRFEVVPEADAQRDFDLLMKEPQKQAPRRLSDHIFHHVLQLADAHKLPVQMHTGLQAGNGNTLENSRPTLLNNLFGLYPKVVFDLFHLGWPWMEEVAALAKMYANVTADLCWVHIITPTGARRALHELIDTVPLNKILGFGGDYRYVELSYAHAVMARRNVAQVLAEKVQSREMTEAEALNAARLILHDNAARLFPRPKPRQA, from the coding sequence ATGCAGCGCCGTACCTTCTTCACCGCCGGCCTGGCGGCCGCATGCCCGGCCATTCTGACGGCCCAGGCAGGCTCGTTTAAAGAGTTGAGCCGGGCCATCGATGCGATGCCGCTGGTAGACTCGCACGAGCATCTGCTGCCGGAATCGGAGCGGTTGGAGTTGAAACCAGACCTGTTCCTGCTGGCTTCGCACTACCTGAACAGCGACATGGTGAGCGCGGGAATGCCTACGCCGACACCGAAAACGTGGGCGGAGTTTGAGCCCTGGTGGCAGGTTTCGCGCTTCACGGGGTACGGGCAGGCGTTGAGCATTGCCATCCGGGACATCTACGGGATCGGTGAGATCAAGGCGGCGACCCTGCCGCGGATCAATTCCGCTATCGCCGAGGCGAACAAACCGGGTTTGTACAAGCGGATTCTGAAGGATCGGATGAAGCTGGATTACGCGGTCCTGGACGACTACTGGCACGGCGATCCGGTGCGGCCGGACGGCGAGTATTTCGTGCTGGCGCGGAAGATGGACTGGTTCTGCTCGGCGGCGAAGGCGGCGGACATCCGGCGCATGGAGGAGGTGACCGGCACCTCGATCCCGGACGTGAAGGGGTTGAAGCGAGCCGTGGAGAAGCGGCTGGACCAGAGCCTGGACGCCGGACTGGTGACGATCAAGAGTACGCTGGCCTACAACCGGCCGCTGCGCTTTGAGGTGGTCCCGGAGGCCGACGCGCAGCGGGATTTCGACCTGTTGATGAAGGAACCGCAGAAGCAGGCTCCGCGGCGACTCTCGGATCACATCTTCCACCATGTGTTGCAGTTGGCCGACGCGCACAAACTGCCGGTACAGATGCATACGGGGCTGCAGGCGGGCAACGGGAACACGCTGGAGAACTCGCGGCCCACGCTTTTGAATAACCTCTTTGGTCTCTATCCAAAGGTAGTTTTCGATCTCTTCCACCTGGGCTGGCCCTGGATGGAGGAGGTGGCGGCCCTGGCGAAGATGTATGCGAATGTGACGGCGGACCTGTGCTGGGTGCATATCATCACGCCCACTGGAGCGCGGCGCGCATTGCACGAATTGATCGACACCGTGCCGCTGAACAAAATCCTGGGCTTCGGCGGCGATTACCGCTATGTGGAGCTCAGCTATGCACATGCGGTGATGGCGCGGCGAAATGTCGCGCAGGTTCTGGCCGAGAAGGTGCAAAGCCGGGAGATGACGGAGGCGGAGGCGCTGAACGCGGCGCGCCTGATCCTGCACGACAATGCCGCCCGGCTCTTTCCGCGGCCCAAGCCCAGGCAGGCCTAG
- a CDS encoding sensor histidine kinase → MDMEDGTFRAVEWPAEWSSLRARLESQLNRSEFGGRRPFWAGSSAESAVVELPRVRFPNNGGPAGPRQPREMGLPGEPRLSREPRPGEPRADFRDLRRDDFFRLSLEWLVIELDLETVQKELLPELLSRHLFGSATPEYQVEVTLRDHPEQLIFSSTGDKTARIGAKADASTNLMDVQFEQVMRRAAMNRARESGVAWPGGRIGGGSGSGGPRESPPEWGRWVMSVRHRSGSLEAVVNQVRWRNLAVTSGVLLLMVAAITMLVRYTQRAQRLANMQMEFITGVSHELKTPLTVIRTAGHNLGGGLVRDEKQVQRYGNLIREEAEKLTAMVEQVLRFANAKAGRAIGEREAVDVRSLLDAAVSSASPILDKSGCVLEQTIDPDLPPVLGDPIALKHAIQNLLTNAAKYGAEGRWIGLTAALANAKNGATVEIRVADRGAGVAPDEIDQIFDPFYRGKKAIDDQIHGTGLGLSLVKRIAEAHEGNVSVRSGPGTGAEFVLHLPTVPAGQRNEFANTAH, encoded by the coding sequence ATGGACATGGAAGACGGCACGTTCCGTGCAGTCGAATGGCCCGCTGAGTGGTCCTCCCTGCGCGCCCGCCTCGAGTCCCAGTTGAATCGCTCGGAGTTCGGCGGCCGTCGGCCGTTCTGGGCCGGCAGCAGCGCGGAATCCGCGGTGGTCGAGCTCCCGAGAGTCCGGTTTCCCAATAATGGCGGACCCGCCGGGCCGCGCCAGCCTCGGGAGATGGGCCTGCCTGGCGAGCCTCGCCTGTCCCGCGAACCACGGCCCGGCGAGCCTCGTGCGGACTTTCGTGATCTGCGTCGCGACGACTTCTTCCGGCTCAGCCTGGAGTGGCTCGTGATTGAACTCGACCTGGAGACGGTGCAAAAGGAGCTTCTCCCTGAGCTGTTGAGCCGGCACCTCTTTGGCAGTGCAACCCCTGAATACCAGGTGGAAGTGACCCTGCGCGATCATCCCGAGCAGCTCATTTTCAGCTCCACTGGCGACAAGACCGCGAGGATCGGCGCCAAGGCCGACGCCAGCACGAACCTGATGGACGTCCAGTTTGAGCAGGTGATGCGGCGCGCGGCCATGAACCGGGCGAGGGAGTCCGGCGTCGCCTGGCCGGGCGGCCGCATTGGCGGGGGGAGCGGTTCAGGCGGGCCGCGCGAGTCTCCGCCGGAGTGGGGCCGCTGGGTGATGTCGGTCCGCCACAGGTCCGGTTCCCTGGAAGCGGTCGTGAATCAGGTGCGCTGGCGCAACCTGGCGGTCACTTCCGGTGTTCTTCTATTGATGGTTGCCGCCATCACGATGCTGGTGCGCTATACGCAACGTGCCCAGCGGTTGGCGAATATGCAGATGGAATTCATCACCGGCGTCTCGCACGAACTCAAAACACCGCTCACGGTGATTCGCACGGCGGGTCACAATCTGGGTGGCGGACTGGTTCGCGACGAGAAGCAGGTGCAGCGCTACGGTAACCTGATTCGCGAGGAAGCCGAGAAACTCACCGCGATGGTGGAGCAGGTGTTGCGGTTCGCCAATGCCAAGGCGGGCCGGGCCATCGGTGAACGTGAGGCAGTGGATGTGCGCAGCCTGCTGGACGCCGCGGTCTCCTCCGCTTCGCCCATTCTCGACAAGTCCGGCTGCGTGCTGGAGCAGACGATCGACCCGGATCTGCCGCCCGTGCTGGGCGACCCCATCGCGCTGAAACATGCCATTCAGAATCTGCTGACAAACGCCGCCAAGTACGGTGCCGAAGGGCGCTGGATCGGCTTGACAGCGGCTCTGGCCAACGCCAAGAACGGTGCCACTGTCGAAATCCGGGTTGCTGACCGCGGCGCCGGCGTGGCGCCCGACGAGATCGACCAGATCTTCGATCCGTTCTATCGTGGCAAGAAAGCCATCGACGATCAAATCCATGGAACGGGACTGGGCCTCAGCCTGGTCAAAAGAATCGCGGAAGCGCATGAAGGGAATGTTTCGGTAAGGAGCGGGCCGGGCACTGGCGCGGAATTCGTGCTGCACCTCCCCACCGTTCCTGCCGGCCAACGGAATGAGTTCGCGAATACTGCTCATTGA